A single Triticum dicoccoides isolate Atlit2015 ecotype Zavitan chromosome 2A, WEW_v2.0, whole genome shotgun sequence DNA region contains:
- the LOC119355434 gene encoding kinesin-like protein KIN-14F isoform X1, which yields MRLLGGADDGKINDEGMALRKAEEAAARRCEAARWLRQMAPAAVEALPDRPSEEDFCMALRNGLILCKVLNRVNPGAIPKVVENPIDTVQWSDGAAQSAIQYFENMRNFLVAVSEMNLLEFEASDIEKGGSSMKVVDCILCLKAYHEWKLSGGIGIWRYGAIVKIAPPSKRLPSHSSRFGGSADQNQQMLEFVHLLSEVSLEETRVEESQHSLFQQFVLRVVRAFLLEWSEADDLPLDDMVLETILEQASKEFTILLVSHRNQVRSLLRKMMKDDSGVCSKLELIEAISKSLQLPCGSRKHLGDGEGLERQQEELKKLKLSFNEMKSEVESTRAKWEEDLTRLESYFEAQNHNAYHKLLEENRKLYNQVQDLRGSIRVYCRVKPLPKSQPDQRSTVDHIGENGEIMITNPEKEGKDGRKIFSFNKIFGPNVSQSEVYVDTQPLIRSVMDGYNVCIFAYGQTGSGKTYTMSGPDKTAVETLGVNYRSLNDLFDISQNRSDTTTYDVRVQMIEIYNEQVRDLLMADGANKRLEIRNNSHVNGLNIPDANLVPVKCTKDVLDLMKLGHRNRAVGATALNERSSRSHSVLTVHVQGKEIISGSTLRGCLHLVDLAGSERVDKSEAAGERLTEAKHINKSLSALGDVIAALAQKSSHVPYRNSKLTQVLQDALGGQAKTLMFVHVNPEADSFGETISTLKFAERVATIELGAARVNKEGAQVKDLKEEIGKLKSALEDKEREAAQLRDATNRITSSETRNAARARSPLITTSLRFKPEARQDSSVDTCTSEIRSSSSGKQRRFRSPLSVREVDDKSPVISRELYFSSRKFKTPSPPVRSSFSAERSGGTVMKTVEKAESIVECTPTPRAEPPAKASQGSRSRNNTPASILTEQSLRKFRDSEENRSAKPTVRESVSVTKNRPDSAAKARREEQQTANGGAESGSKAARSEARVRKNWSDVENEVANGEPTFHLSRKSAKKLPPPATRQSQSIDLRASVREAEAVTEGKHRRSRPPYAERTNAPLPETRRSMSLPRGKLAPVLASTAG from the exons ATGAGGCTGCTCGgcggggcggacgacgggaagATCAACGACGAGGGGATGGCGCTGCGCAAGGCCGAGGAGGCCG CTGCGCGGAGGTGCGAGGCGGCGCGATGGCTGCGGCAGATGgcgccggcggcggtggaggcCCTGCCGGACAGGCCGTCGGAGGAGGACTTCTGCATGGCCCTgcgcaacggcctcatcctctgcaAGGTCCTCAACCGCGTCAACCCCGGCGCCATCCCCAAG GTCGTTGAGAATCCCATTGACACCGTGCAGTGGTCCGACGGGGCGGCACAGTCCGCGATCCAGTACTTCGAGAACATGAGGAACTTCCTCGTTGCAGTTAGCGAGATGAATCTCTTGGAATTTGAAGCTTCCGACATTGAGAAG GGAGGCTCATCAATGAAAGTTGTGGACTGCATACTCTGTCTCAAAGCATACCACGAGTGGAAACTTTCAGGTGGAATCGGTATATGGCGGTATGGAGCTATTGTTAAGATTGCGCCTCCAAGCAAGAGGTTGCCTTCACATTCATCCAGGTTTGGAGGCTCAGCTGACCAGAACCAACAGATGCTGGaatttgttcatcttctctccGAGGTCTCCCTTGAGGAAACCAGAGTTGAAGAATCTCAGCACTCACTTTTCCAGCAGTTTGTTCTTCGGGTTGTGCGGGCATTCCTTCTGGAATGGAGTGAAGCTGACGACTTGCCTTTAGATGATATG GTCCTTGAAACAATACTTGAGCAAGCCTCTAAAGAATTCACCATTCTGCTTGTGTCCCACCGGAATCAG GTCAGATCCCTTTTAAGGAAGATGATGAAAGATGACAGTGGTGTTTGCTCTAAATTGGAGTTAATCGAAGCTATTTCAAAATCTTTGCAATTGCCCTGTGGTAGCCGCAAACACTTGGGTGACGGGGAAGGACTTGAACGCCAACAAGAAGAGCTGAAG AAGTTAAAACTGTCCTTCAATGAGATGAAGTCCGAAGTTGAATCCACTCGAGCTAAATGGGAGGAAGACTTGACGAGGCTAG AAAGCTATTTTGAGGCGCAGAACCATAATGCTTACCACAAGTTACTGGAGGAAAATCGTAAGCTGTACAATCAAGTCCAAGATCTTAGAG GTAGCATCCGAGTCTACTGTAGAGTGAAACCTTTACCGAAGTCCCAACCTGATCAACGATCTACTGTGGATCATATTGGGGAAAACGGGGAGATCATGATTACTAACCCTGAAAAGGAAGGAAAGGATGGACGGAAGATATTCTCTTTCAACAAAATATTTGGACCTAATGTTTCACAAT CTGAAGTTTATGTTGATACACAACCACTTATAAGATCAGTGATGGATGGCTATAATGTTTGTATATTTGCATATGGTCAAACAGGATCAGGAAAAACCTACACTATG AGTGGTCCAGACAAAACAGCAGTGGAGACCTTGGGCGTAAACTACCGGTCGCTAAATGATCTGTTTGATATTTCTCAAAACAGATCAGATACCACGACATATGATGTGAGGGTTCAGATGATTGAAATATACAATGAACAAGTGAGAGACCTATTGATGGCTGATGGTGCAAACAAACG ATTAGAGATTCGTAACAATTCCCATGTAAATGGACTCAACATCCCTGATGCCAATCTAGTGCCTGTGAAGTGCACAAAGGATGTTTTGGACCTAATGAAACTTGGCCACAGAAATCGGGCTGTTGGAGCAACTGCCCTTAATGAACGAAGTAGCCGCTCACACAG TGTGTTGACAGTTCATGTGCAAGGGAAGGAGATAATTTCTGGTTCAACTTTAAGAGGATGCCTTCACCTGGTGGATCTCGCGGGAAGTGAGAGGGTGGACAAATCTGAGGCCGCCGGAGAAAGACTGACTGAAGCCAAGCACATCAACAAATCACTATCGGCACTTGGTGATGTTATAGCGGCACTAGCCCAGAAGAGTTCACACGTTCCATACCGGAACAGCAAACTGACACAAGTGCTGCAAGACGCCTTAG GCGGCCAGGCAAAGACATTGATGTTTGTGCATGTGAACCCTGAAGCGGATTCTTTCGGTGAAACAATTAGCACTCTCAAGTTCGCTGAGCGTGTGGCCACCATAGAACTTGGCGCAGCCCGTGTTAACAAGGAAGGAGCACAGGTCAAAGACCTCAAGGAAGAG ATTGGTAAACTGAAATCGGCATTGGAAGATAAGGAGCGTGAAGCAGCACAGCTGAGAGATGCCACAAACCGTATAACATCATCCGAGACCAGAAATGCTGCAAGGGCGAGGTCACCTCTTATCACCACCAGCTTGCGCTTCAAGCCTGAGGCTAGGCAGGATTCCAGCGTCGACACCTGCACAAGCGAG ATCAGAAGCTCGTCTTCTGGAAAGCAGAGAAGGTTCCGGTCTCCACTGTCGGTGCGAGAGGTGGACGACAAGTCACCCGTCATCAGCAGGGAGCTATACTTCAGCTCACGCAAGTTCAAGACCCCGTCACCTCCGGTGAGAAGCTCGTTCTCCGCCGAGAGATCCGGCGGCACCGTCATGAAAACCGTGGAGAAGGCCGAGAGCATCGTCGAGTGCACGCCCACGCCGAGGGCCGAGCCGCCGGCAAAGGCATCGCAGGGCAGCCGGTCCAGGAACAACACGCCGGCGTCCATTCTGACGGAGCAGAGCCTGCGGAAATTCCGGGACTCGGAGGAGAACCGGAGCGCGAAGCCAACGGTTAGAGAGAGCGTGAGCGTGACCAAGAACAGGCCTGACAGCGCGGCCAAGGCGCGGAGGGAGGAGCAGCAGACGGCGAACGGCGGCGCGGAGTCGGGGAGTAAGGCGGCGAGGTCGGAGGCCAGGGTGAGGAAGAACTGGTCCGATGTGGAGAACGAGGTGGCCAACGGCGAGCCCACCTTCCATCTCAGCCGGAAGTCGGCCAAGAAGCTCCCGCCGCCGGCGACTAGGCAGTCCCAGAGCATCGACCTCAG GGCGTCGGTCCGGGAGGCGGAGGCCGTGACGGAAGGGAAGCATCGCCGGAGCAGGCCGCCGTACGCCGAGAGGACCAACGCCCCCTTGCCGGAGACGCGCCGCAGCATGTCCCTGCCGCGCGGGAAGCTCGCGCCCGT GTTGGCTTCTACGGCTGGGTAG
- the LOC119355434 gene encoding kinesin-like protein KIN-14F isoform X2, with translation MRLLGGADDGKINDEGMALRKAEEAAARRCEAARWLRQMAPAAVEALPDRPSEEDFCMALRNGLILCKVLNRVNPGAIPKVVENPIDTVQWSDGAAQSAIQYFENMRNFLVAVSEMNLLEFEASDIEKGGSSMKVVDCILCLKAYHEWKLSGGIGIWRYGAIVKIAPPSKRLPSHSSRFGGSADQNQQMLEFVHLLSEVSLEETRVEESQHSLFQQFVLRVVRAFLLEWSEADDLPLDDMVLETILEQASKEFTILLVSHRNQVRSLLRKMMKDDSGVCSKLELIEAISKSLQLPCGSRKHLGDGEGLERQQEELKKLKLSFNEMKSEVESTRAKWEEDLTRLESYFEAQNHNAYHKLLEENRKLYNQVQDLRGSIRVYCRVKPLPKSQPDQRSTVDHIGENGEIMITNPEKEGKDGRKIFSFNKIFGPNVSQSEVYVDTQPLIRSVMDGYNVCIFAYGQTGSGKTYTMSGPDKTAVETLGVNYRSLNDLFDISQNRSDTTTYDVRVQMIEIYNEQVRDLLMADGANKRLEIRNNSHVNGLNIPDANLVPVKCTKDVLDLMKLGHRNRAVGATALNERSSRSHSVLTVHVQGKEIISGSTLRGCLHLVDLAGSERVDKSEAAGERLTEAKHINKSLSALGDVIAALAQKSSHVPYRNSKLTQVLQDALGGQAKTLMFVHVNPEADSFGETISTLKFAERVATIELGAARVNKEGAQVKDLKEEIGKLKSALEDKEREAAQLRDATNRITSSETRNAARARSPLITTSLRFKPEARQDSSVDTCTSEIRSSSSGKQRRFRSPLSVREVDDKSPVISRELYFSSRKFKTPSPPVRSSFSAERSGGTVMKTVEKAESIVECTPTPRAEPPAKASQGSRSRNNTPASILTEQSLRKFRDSEENRSAKPTVRESVSVTKNRPDSAAKARREEQQTANGGAESGSKAARSEARVRKNWSDVENEVANGEPTFHLSRKSAKKLPPPATRQSQSIDLRASVREAEAVTEGKHRRSRPPYAERTNAPLPETRRSMSLPRGKLAPV, from the exons ATGAGGCTGCTCGgcggggcggacgacgggaagATCAACGACGAGGGGATGGCGCTGCGCAAGGCCGAGGAGGCCG CTGCGCGGAGGTGCGAGGCGGCGCGATGGCTGCGGCAGATGgcgccggcggcggtggaggcCCTGCCGGACAGGCCGTCGGAGGAGGACTTCTGCATGGCCCTgcgcaacggcctcatcctctgcaAGGTCCTCAACCGCGTCAACCCCGGCGCCATCCCCAAG GTCGTTGAGAATCCCATTGACACCGTGCAGTGGTCCGACGGGGCGGCACAGTCCGCGATCCAGTACTTCGAGAACATGAGGAACTTCCTCGTTGCAGTTAGCGAGATGAATCTCTTGGAATTTGAAGCTTCCGACATTGAGAAG GGAGGCTCATCAATGAAAGTTGTGGACTGCATACTCTGTCTCAAAGCATACCACGAGTGGAAACTTTCAGGTGGAATCGGTATATGGCGGTATGGAGCTATTGTTAAGATTGCGCCTCCAAGCAAGAGGTTGCCTTCACATTCATCCAGGTTTGGAGGCTCAGCTGACCAGAACCAACAGATGCTGGaatttgttcatcttctctccGAGGTCTCCCTTGAGGAAACCAGAGTTGAAGAATCTCAGCACTCACTTTTCCAGCAGTTTGTTCTTCGGGTTGTGCGGGCATTCCTTCTGGAATGGAGTGAAGCTGACGACTTGCCTTTAGATGATATG GTCCTTGAAACAATACTTGAGCAAGCCTCTAAAGAATTCACCATTCTGCTTGTGTCCCACCGGAATCAG GTCAGATCCCTTTTAAGGAAGATGATGAAAGATGACAGTGGTGTTTGCTCTAAATTGGAGTTAATCGAAGCTATTTCAAAATCTTTGCAATTGCCCTGTGGTAGCCGCAAACACTTGGGTGACGGGGAAGGACTTGAACGCCAACAAGAAGAGCTGAAG AAGTTAAAACTGTCCTTCAATGAGATGAAGTCCGAAGTTGAATCCACTCGAGCTAAATGGGAGGAAGACTTGACGAGGCTAG AAAGCTATTTTGAGGCGCAGAACCATAATGCTTACCACAAGTTACTGGAGGAAAATCGTAAGCTGTACAATCAAGTCCAAGATCTTAGAG GTAGCATCCGAGTCTACTGTAGAGTGAAACCTTTACCGAAGTCCCAACCTGATCAACGATCTACTGTGGATCATATTGGGGAAAACGGGGAGATCATGATTACTAACCCTGAAAAGGAAGGAAAGGATGGACGGAAGATATTCTCTTTCAACAAAATATTTGGACCTAATGTTTCACAAT CTGAAGTTTATGTTGATACACAACCACTTATAAGATCAGTGATGGATGGCTATAATGTTTGTATATTTGCATATGGTCAAACAGGATCAGGAAAAACCTACACTATG AGTGGTCCAGACAAAACAGCAGTGGAGACCTTGGGCGTAAACTACCGGTCGCTAAATGATCTGTTTGATATTTCTCAAAACAGATCAGATACCACGACATATGATGTGAGGGTTCAGATGATTGAAATATACAATGAACAAGTGAGAGACCTATTGATGGCTGATGGTGCAAACAAACG ATTAGAGATTCGTAACAATTCCCATGTAAATGGACTCAACATCCCTGATGCCAATCTAGTGCCTGTGAAGTGCACAAAGGATGTTTTGGACCTAATGAAACTTGGCCACAGAAATCGGGCTGTTGGAGCAACTGCCCTTAATGAACGAAGTAGCCGCTCACACAG TGTGTTGACAGTTCATGTGCAAGGGAAGGAGATAATTTCTGGTTCAACTTTAAGAGGATGCCTTCACCTGGTGGATCTCGCGGGAAGTGAGAGGGTGGACAAATCTGAGGCCGCCGGAGAAAGACTGACTGAAGCCAAGCACATCAACAAATCACTATCGGCACTTGGTGATGTTATAGCGGCACTAGCCCAGAAGAGTTCACACGTTCCATACCGGAACAGCAAACTGACACAAGTGCTGCAAGACGCCTTAG GCGGCCAGGCAAAGACATTGATGTTTGTGCATGTGAACCCTGAAGCGGATTCTTTCGGTGAAACAATTAGCACTCTCAAGTTCGCTGAGCGTGTGGCCACCATAGAACTTGGCGCAGCCCGTGTTAACAAGGAAGGAGCACAGGTCAAAGACCTCAAGGAAGAG ATTGGTAAACTGAAATCGGCATTGGAAGATAAGGAGCGTGAAGCAGCACAGCTGAGAGATGCCACAAACCGTATAACATCATCCGAGACCAGAAATGCTGCAAGGGCGAGGTCACCTCTTATCACCACCAGCTTGCGCTTCAAGCCTGAGGCTAGGCAGGATTCCAGCGTCGACACCTGCACAAGCGAG ATCAGAAGCTCGTCTTCTGGAAAGCAGAGAAGGTTCCGGTCTCCACTGTCGGTGCGAGAGGTGGACGACAAGTCACCCGTCATCAGCAGGGAGCTATACTTCAGCTCACGCAAGTTCAAGACCCCGTCACCTCCGGTGAGAAGCTCGTTCTCCGCCGAGAGATCCGGCGGCACCGTCATGAAAACCGTGGAGAAGGCCGAGAGCATCGTCGAGTGCACGCCCACGCCGAGGGCCGAGCCGCCGGCAAAGGCATCGCAGGGCAGCCGGTCCAGGAACAACACGCCGGCGTCCATTCTGACGGAGCAGAGCCTGCGGAAATTCCGGGACTCGGAGGAGAACCGGAGCGCGAAGCCAACGGTTAGAGAGAGCGTGAGCGTGACCAAGAACAGGCCTGACAGCGCGGCCAAGGCGCGGAGGGAGGAGCAGCAGACGGCGAACGGCGGCGCGGAGTCGGGGAGTAAGGCGGCGAGGTCGGAGGCCAGGGTGAGGAAGAACTGGTCCGATGTGGAGAACGAGGTGGCCAACGGCGAGCCCACCTTCCATCTCAGCCGGAAGTCGGCCAAGAAGCTCCCGCCGCCGGCGACTAGGCAGTCCCAGAGCATCGACCTCAG GGCGTCGGTCCGGGAGGCGGAGGCCGTGACGGAAGGGAAGCATCGCCGGAGCAGGCCGCCGTACGCCGAGAGGACCAACGCCCCCTTGCCGGAGACGCGCCGCAGCATGTCCCTGCCGCGCGGGAAGCTCGCGCCCGTGTGA